From Ostrinia nubilalis chromosome 25, ilOstNubi1.1, whole genome shotgun sequence, a single genomic window includes:
- the LOC135084102 gene encoding uncharacterized protein LOC135084102: MDKTKTQNSQKNRFLKLSLKKNRRKEEENNKANRSSDVILLEESFERLKSDFPRKLNGTPKIYSPIVINDSTELSDESLPNIMIKDKEPSKFGNVSFNKSIEEKSPQCTKESRPSIGGWSPAQSIICASPRYQTVPSTPRDIANESLEECSLKKIQQSQKKLLSDLYGETWKSIPKLFKAISKNYENFDGVSKKLQFDDDEDKENIRHDLQRNKELYLTGSDAKKKFGNFSESEKKSKKKLYTEKVPSTPDVPKTKPVRTRNVNSTTKKGKAMSVTELVEIMKKDVNEVTKKAENLCITPTNDVKRLSFVGSLADNVPSWRCHPEAFQYRDNYKGLREQLTRRLYAEFNKVVFDDAFEEDMPVVWDSKLRSTAGTTTNRLLKNSRGERRRTSSIKLSTKVVDAPQRLRDTLIHELCHAATWLIDGELRAGHGPLWRKWATHALRKFPELGEISRCHDMQIHFKYSYKCTKCGYSLADFEHYNEILINHGQLPENHHRRRRGLVNAIGSIAHTLFGVLDDDFAQQYQKDLTKLRHDQKYLHQLLKNHTSIIESEYNVIKRMEKTIDQQHKAFNQHLNRLDQLANTMQKQIQENSDANEFALSSITANGILMNLKDIQQMLLTTITDIFHGKFNIHLLQPQQLTTELHMISGQISKELSLPIDNIQTDLMKIYHLLTVKARFTQEFLIFEIKIPLVGRDNFEIYKLIPIPMKSENQMHKVIAVADHLAINIQKDLQIPFSDLQLQQCSNYDSETLLCAHQIPISMTKTDQTYCVKVNESLSCKTESTKCKNTWMQLHKVNNYLYSCCIECTIQIICDYQVAIERLSKVGILALESGCVIKDDGITLLSHNKQSTNDIKLKPDILNIEIPSINNIVNVTMNITPLTSTNQETDIDNELEIIGKKIEQIKNNTKEDLDDTSFDNHDLHHYIAIYILTGTGLVTAVAYGVRRIRARAQWPAAEQAPPQPQPRARAAALHRSASASDQCDSASVQCTSASDHVIQRHSKSIDTTKKCCGYCRGTFELILNKKTKEGLVVSTPARKGEVSEFAKYVKENYGSAKTGRSHAEVMKLLGEQFSAKKKVKSIDLL; this comes from the exons ATGGACAAGACTAAAACCCAGAATTCACAGAAAAACC GTTTTTTGAAATTATCTCTTAAGAAAAACAggagaaaagaagaagaaaataacAAAGCAAATCGCAGCTCTGACGTTATATTATTGGAAGAATCTTTTGAGAGATTAAAATCCGACTTTCCTAGAAAATTGAAT GGGACACCAAAAATATATTCTCCAATAGTTATAAACGATTCGACCGAGTTGTCTGATGAATCCTTACCAAATATAATGATCAAAGATAAGGAACCTAGCAAATTTGGAAAT GTTTCATTCAACAAATCAATAGAAGAGAAGTCTCCACAATGCACAAAAGAATCCAGACCCAGCATAGGTGGTTGGTCACCAGCGCAGAGCATTATCTGTGCTTCACCGAGGTACCAAACCGTACCTTCCACTCCTCGGGACATAGCGAACGAGTCACTCGAAGAATGCTCCCTGAAGAAAATTCAACAATCACAAAAGAAACTACTGAGCGATCTTTACGGAGAAACGTGGAAATCAATACCAAAGCTATTTAAAGCCATATctaaaaattatgaaaactttGACGGTGTATCCAAAAAACTTCAGTTTGATGATGACGAAGACAAAGAAAATATCAGACATGACTTGCAACGCAACAAAGAGTTGTACCTTACCGGTTCAGATGCTAAGAAAAAGTTTGGTAATTTTTCTGAATCTGAGAAAAAATCGAAGAAAAAACTATACACGGAGAAAGTTCCTAGCACCCCAGACGTCCCGAAAACAAAACCCGTTAGAACCAGAAACGTTAACAGTACAACAAAAAAGGGAAAAGCAATGTCCGTGACAGAATTAGTAGAAATTATGAAGAAAGATGTAAACGAAGTGACTAAAAAAGCTGAAAATCTTTGCATTACTCCTACAAATGATGTCAAGAGGCTAAGTTTCGTAGGGTCTTTAGCAG ACAACGTCCCGAGCTGGCGATGTCACCCCGAAGCCTTCCAATACCGCGACAACTATAAAGGTCTGCGGGAGCAACTCACGCGCAGGTTGTATGCCGAGTTCAATAAGGTGGTGTTTGACGATGCGTTTGAGGAAGACATGCCGGTGGTGTGGGACTCCAAGCTTAGGAGCACTGCTgg CACAACAACAAACCGTCTGCTCAAGAACTCTCGTGGCGAGCGTAGACGCACCTCCAGCATCAAGCTGTCCACCAAAGTCGTGGACGCGCCGCAACGACTGCGGGACACGCTCATACATGAGCTGTGCCACGCTGCGACTTGGCTTATTGACGGCGAGCTGAGGGCAGGACACGGGCCATTGTGGCGCAAATG GGCCACACATGCACTACGAAAGTTCCCAGAACTGGGCGAAATATCGAGATGCCACGACATGCAGATACACTTCAAGTATTCGTACAAATGTACCAAATGCGGTTACAG TTTAGCAGATTTCGAACACTATAATGAGATTTTAATCAACCATGGACAACTGCCAGAAAACCACCACCGTCGTCGCCGTGGCCTCGTGAATGCCATAGGTTCCATCGCCCATACTCTGTTCGGAGTACTCGACGATGACTTCGCACAACAATACCAGAAAGACCTAACCAAGCTTCGACATGACCAAAAATATCTACACCAGCTACTGAAAAACCACACATCGATAATAGAATCTGAGTACAACGTTATAAAACGAATGGAGAAAACTATCGACCAGCAACATAAAGCATTTAACCAGCATTTGAACCGCCTAGATCAACTTGCCAACACCATGCAAAAGCAAATACAAGAAAACTCAGATGCCAATGAGTTCGCATTATCATCAATCACAGCAAACGGAATACTTATGAACCTCAAAGACATACAGCAAATGTTATTAACCACCATCACTGATATCTTTCATGGAAAGTTTAATATACATCTGTTACAACCCCAACAACTGACTACAGAACTTCATATGATCTCGGGACAAATTTCCAAAGAACTATCATTACCAATCGACAACATTCAAACCGACTTAATGAAAATCTACCATTTATTAACTGTCAAAGCCCGATTTACACAAGAATTTCTGATCTTCGAGATTAAAATACCATTAGTAGGCAGAGATAACTTTGAAATCTATAAATTAATACCAATTCCTATGAAAAGCGAAAATCAAATGCACAAAGTCATTGCTGTGGCAGACCATTTAGCAATTAATATACAAAAAGATCTACAAATACCATTTTCCGATTTGCAATTACAACAATGCAGTAACTATGACTCTGAAACATTACTGTGTGCCCATCAAATACCAATATCTATGACTAAAACCGATCAAACATATTGTGTTAAAGTAAATGAGTCACTAAGTTGTAAAACAGAGAGCACAAAATGCAAAAACACTTGGATGCAACTACACAAAGTAAACAATTACTTGTACTCATGTTGCATCGAATGCACCATTCAAATCATATGTGACTATCAAGTTGCCATCGAGCGACTCAGCAAGGTCGGGATACTCGCCTTGGAAAGTGGATGCGTCATCAAGGACGACGGGATCACCTTGCTGTCACATAACAAACAATCGACCAATGATATTAAACTGAAACCAGATATTCTTAATATTGAAATTCCATCAATAAATAACATTGTGAACGTTACCATGAATATAACACCTCTAACCAGCACAAACCAAGAAACTGATATTGACAATGAATTAGagattattggaaagaaaatagaacaaataaagaataataccaAGGAAGACTTAGACGACACATCCTTCGACAACCATGATTTGCACCACTACATAGCCATCTACATCCTGACGGGTACCGGCCTCGTGACTGCTGTGGCCTACGGCGTGCGGAGGATCCGCGCGCGCGCCCAGTGGCCGGCAGCTGAGCAggcgccgccgcagccgcagccCCGCGCCCGCGCTGCTGCCCTGCACCGCAGTGCTAGTGCAAGTGACCAGTGTGATAGTGCGAGTGTCCAGTGTACTAGTGCAAGTGACCATGT CATCCAACGCCACTCAAAATCCATAGACACAACAAAGAAATGCTGCGGCTACTGCAGAGGCACCTTCGAGTTGATCCTCAACAAGAAAACCAAAGAAGGCTTGGTGGTATCCACTCCAGCTCGGAAGGGAGAAGTCAGCGAGTTTGCCAAATACGTAAAAGAGAACTACGGTTCTGCCAAAACTGGCAGGAGTCACGCGGAGGTCATGAAATTGTTGGGAGAACAGTTTTCTGCCAAGAAAAAGGTTAAATcaattgatttattgtaa